A stretch of DNA from Candidatus Bathyarchaeota archaeon:
AGGAAAGCACCAAAACTAAATTACCTTAAGGAAACTACTAAGCTTCAATATTTTCCAACTCTTGCCTCCAAATTAAGCCAAAATGAACGATTTAAACAGTTATTCATTTTTTATATAATGGAAAGGTACAAGTCCCGAAGAGAGTTATTCAGGATAGTTGGGTTTGATATTCCCCTATCTGTTCCGCAGTTCATGGAGAATTTTGAGGATTCTATGATTTACTTGTTACCTCAAATTCAGAAAAAAGCTAAAACTTCTGAAGACAAGGAACTATTGAAACTATTAAAGGAATGGAAGAAAAATGCAGAAGACTACATACCACCAAATGCACCATTGAAAGCAGCGTTAAAAAAAATGGACCTAATATAGCATATGGACAAAAGTAGATTAAATATACATTATTGGAAAGTTTGGATTACAAACCAGTAGATCAGAAGCTGTTTCTCTATTTTCTGATAATCATCGAACTTTTTGTTGATATTGTTCCAAAACCTTTGGTTATGCTTTCGTTCTAAACAATGAGTCATTTCGTGAAAAATAACGTATTCAATTAATTCGTAGGGCAAGTGCTTTAGTAGAGTGTTTACGGTTAAGTTTCCTTTTGTGCTGAAACTTGCCCATTTAGTCTTCATTTTCCGAAAGAAAACCTGATTTACTGTAAGCTCAGAATTATGTTGGTACGAATTGACTGTTTTTTGTACCAGTTGTTCAAGTTCATCGTTAGTTCTGTTTTGGAGATTTGTTTTTTCAGCTTCTTTTAGTGCTTGTTTGATTAGCTCTTCTTTTTGCATTATCCATTTTTTATGTTTCTCTAAAATGGTTGCTTCGTTTTCGTAATTTTGGGGCAATATCAGGAGCAAGTTACCCGTTTTATATTCTAATCTAGGATATTTTACGTTACGGTAGTTAACTTCGTAATCCATGTTCAAACAGTTTTCATCTTTTTTGAGCATAGTTTTTCACGCTGTCCATTACTTTTTGGTATAATTCTTCAAGGTCTGAAAGTTTGATGTTGTATCGTTTTATATAACGTCTGAGAAAGCGTCTGACTTCTCGTTCTATG
This window harbors:
- a CDS encoding ArsR family transcriptional regulator gives rise to the protein MDNNKGVLEISEPALTVLFEIASSVNTPKQIALSLDKSPPAIMKQLNWLREMGWIKRGEKRGKLQQYIIDWNKILIFFLRKAPKLNYLKETTKLQYFPTLASKLSQNERFKQLFIFYIMERYKSRRELFRIVGFDIPLSVPQFMENFEDSMIYLLPQIQKKAKTSEDKELLKLLKEWKKNAEDYIPPNAPLKAALKKMDLI
- a CDS encoding M48 family metallopeptidase; translated protein: MLKKDENCLNMDYEVNYRNVKYPRLEYKTGNLLLILPQNYENEATILEKHKKWIMQKEELIKQALKEAEKTNLQNRTNDELEQLVQKTVNSYQHNSELTVNQVFFRKMKTKWASFSTKGNLTVNTLLKHLPYELIEYVIFHEMTHCLERKHNQRFWNNINKKFDDYQKIEKQLLIYWFVIQTFQ